The following proteins come from a genomic window of Paucimonas lemoignei:
- a CDS encoding phosphotransferase, with product MALTDQSTQIRAGEELDAALIDPYLKNHIASLVGVDDTPRISQFPGGASNLTYLVQYPHQEFVLRRPPFGQKARSAHDMGREFRIINQLKDAFPYCPKAFVHCTDESVIGAEFYVMERIRGIILRSDLPPELKLDASQTEHLCKSFIDRLVELHQVDYQACGLADLGKPQGYVERQVRGWSERYDKARTPDAPDWTAVKAWLVDKMPPDHPVPALIHNDYRFDNVLLDPDNPMQIIGVLDWEMTTLGDPLMDLGNTLAYWIEASDPAPVQLMRRQPSHAPGMLSRQAFVAYYAERSGIKIDNVDFYYTYGLFRLAGIVQQIYYRFFHGQTQDKRFAQFIHMNTLLEQMSLQVIGKSTL from the coding sequence ATGGCGCTAACTGACCAGTCCACACAGATCCGCGCGGGGGAAGAACTCGACGCCGCGCTCATTGATCCCTACCTCAAGAACCACATCGCCAGCCTCGTCGGCGTGGACGATACGCCCCGGATCAGCCAGTTCCCCGGTGGCGCGTCGAACCTGACGTACCTGGTGCAATACCCCCATCAGGAATTCGTGCTGCGCCGCCCGCCCTTTGGGCAAAAGGCCCGATCAGCCCATGACATGGGCCGCGAGTTTCGCATCATCAATCAACTCAAGGATGCCTTCCCGTATTGCCCGAAGGCGTTCGTGCACTGCACCGATGAATCAGTGATCGGCGCCGAGTTTTACGTGATGGAACGCATCCGGGGCATCATTCTTCGCTCGGACCTGCCGCCAGAGCTCAAACTCGACGCCAGCCAGACCGAACACCTGTGCAAGAGCTTTATCGACCGGTTGGTGGAGTTGCATCAGGTCGACTACCAGGCCTGTGGGCTGGCGGATCTGGGCAAACCTCAGGGTTATGTCGAGCGACAAGTCCGTGGCTGGAGCGAGCGTTACGACAAAGCCCGCACACCTGATGCCCCAGACTGGACAGCGGTCAAAGCCTGGCTGGTCGATAAAATGCCGCCTGACCACCCTGTCCCGGCCCTGATCCACAACGACTATCGCTTCGACAACGTATTGCTCGACCCGGATAACCCGATGCAGATCATCGGCGTGCTGGATTGGGAAATGACCACCCTGGGCGATCCCCTGATGGACCTGGGCAACACCCTGGCGTACTGGATCGAGGCCAGCGACCCGGCGCCGGTGCAACTGATGCGCCGCCAGCCCAGCCATGCGCCCGGCATGCTCAGCCGACAGGCGTTTGTCGCCTATTACGCCGAACGTTCAGGCATCAAGATCGATAACGTCGACTTCTACTACACCTACGGGCTGTTTCGTCTGGCAGGCATCGTGCAGCAGATCTATTACCGGTTCTTCCATGGTCAGACTCAGGACAAACGCTTCGCGCAGTTCATTCACATGAACACGCTGCTGGAGCAGATGAGCCTGCAGGTGATCGGCAAATCCACACTGT
- a CDS encoding SCP-2 sterol transfer family protein, translating to MTSVADAVQAMKAKFNPAAAAGLDLVFGFRIDEDKHFSLIVKDSTCELQEGENPDAQVTLVMDAETLQGIVSGETDGMQAFMGGKLRAEGDMMLAMKLSELFPA from the coding sequence ATGACCTCCGTAGCCGACGCCGTTCAAGCAATGAAAGCCAAGTTCAACCCAGCAGCCGCTGCAGGCCTGGACCTGGTTTTCGGCTTCCGCATCGATGAAGACAAACATTTTTCGCTGATCGTCAAAGACAGCACCTGCGAGCTGCAGGAAGGCGAAAACCCTGACGCACAAGTGACTCTGGTGATGGACGCCGAAACACTGCAAGGCATCGTCAGCGGCGAAACCGATGGCATGCAGGCTTTCATGGGCGGCAAGCTGCGCGCCGAAGGCGACATGATGCTGGCGATGAAGCTGAGCGAATTGTTCCCGGCCTGA
- a CDS encoding phosphoglycerate/bisphosphoglycerate mutase: MGSIYLIRHGQASFGADDYDVLSPNGICQAQVLGKHLSRLGLGFDRCIAGGLRRQQHTAQATLAQLAGEGLQVPEIEIDHAFDEFDAEAVIRALLPAMLDDEPGALDVMRNAAQNRGEFQRLFALIVTRWLGGSHDPQGLQSWLGFVAQAQAGLQRILQSAQAGERVAVFTSGGTITALLHLITQMPAQQAFELNWQIVNTSLNHLKFRGNDVTLASFNNHAHLQLMNSPELITYR; encoded by the coding sequence GTGGGCAGCATCTATCTGATACGACATGGTCAGGCTTCGTTCGGTGCCGACGATTACGACGTGCTGTCGCCCAACGGTATCTGCCAGGCACAAGTGCTGGGCAAGCATCTTTCGCGCCTTGGCCTGGGTTTTGATCGTTGCATCGCTGGAGGCCTTCGCCGCCAGCAGCACACCGCCCAGGCCACCCTCGCTCAACTGGCTGGCGAAGGTCTGCAGGTTCCCGAGATCGAGATAGACCACGCCTTTGATGAATTTGACGCTGAAGCGGTGATTCGCGCCTTGCTGCCCGCCATGCTGGATGACGAACCCGGTGCGCTGGACGTCATGCGCAACGCGGCTCAGAACCGTGGGGAGTTCCAGCGGCTGTTTGCCTTGATCGTCACCCGCTGGCTGGGCGGTAGCCATGACCCGCAAGGCCTGCAAAGCTGGCTCGGGTTCGTCGCACAGGCCCAGGCAGGCTTGCAGCGCATACTTCAAAGCGCGCAGGCAGGCGAGCGTGTTGCCGTGTTCACCTCCGGCGGCACCATCACCGCCCTGCTCCACCTGATTACCCAGATGCCCGCTCAGCAGGCTTTCGAGCTTAACTGGCAGATCGTCAACACCTCGTTGAACCACCTCAAGTTTCGTGGCAACGACGTGACCCTGGCGAGTTTCAACAACCATGCGCACTTACAACTGATGAACAGTCCCGAGCTCATCACCTACCGATGA
- the sohB gene encoding periplasmic protease, with product MEFLADYASFLAKTVTLVVAIVVVLVAIASLRGKGRRRSAGQLQVTKLNDFYKGLRERLEQSLFDKDRLKALRKEQAKSLKKDKKLAEPKPRVYVLDFDGDIKASATESLRHEITALLTLATDKDEVVLRLESGGGMVHSYGLASSQLARIRQAGIPLTICIDKVAASGGYMMACIGDKIISAPFAILGSIGVVAQLPNVNRLLKKHDIDFEVLTAGEYKRTLTVFGENTEKGREKFQQDLDITHDLFKNFVANYRPQLAIDEVATGEIWLGVAALDKQLVDELKTSDEYIGERAKTAEVFHLHHAQRKSLQQRMGMAATSSLDRLLVGWWSRLTQQRFW from the coding sequence GTGGAGTTTTTAGCCGATTACGCCAGCTTCCTGGCCAAAACGGTCACGCTGGTGGTTGCCATCGTTGTCGTCCTGGTGGCGATTGCGTCGCTGCGGGGCAAAGGTCGGCGTCGATCTGCCGGCCAGTTGCAAGTCACCAAACTCAATGATTTCTACAAGGGCCTGCGCGAGCGGCTTGAGCAATCCCTGTTCGACAAGGATCGCCTCAAAGCGCTGCGCAAGGAGCAGGCTAAAAGCCTGAAGAAAGACAAGAAGCTCGCCGAGCCCAAGCCTCGGGTCTACGTGCTGGATTTCGACGGCGACATCAAGGCGTCAGCCACCGAGAGCCTGCGTCATGAAATCACCGCCTTGCTGACCCTGGCGACCGACAAGGACGAAGTCGTGCTGCGTCTGGAGAGCGGCGGCGGCATGGTTCACAGCTATGGCCTGGCGTCGTCGCAACTGGCGCGCATCCGTCAAGCCGGTATCCCACTGACCATCTGCATCGACAAGGTTGCGGCCAGCGGGGGCTACATGATGGCCTGCATTGGCGACAAGATCATCAGTGCCCCGTTTGCGATCCTCGGCTCGATTGGCGTGGTGGCACAGCTGCCCAACGTGAACCGCCTGCTGAAAAAGCACGACATCGACTTCGAAGTGCTGACCGCCGGTGAGTACAAGCGCACCTTGACCGTGTTTGGCGAAAACACCGAGAAGGGCCGTGAGAAGTTTCAGCAGGACCTGGACATCACCCACGACCTGTTCAAGAACTTCGTCGCCAATTACCGTCCGCAACTGGCCATTGATGAAGTGGCCACCGGCGAGATATGGCTGGGCGTTGCAGCCCTGGACAAACAGCTGGTGGACGAGCTCAAGACCAGCGATGAATACATCGGCGAGCGCGCCAAGACCGCTGAAGTGTTCCACCTGCATCATGCGCAGCGCAAAAGTCTGCAGCAGCGCATGGGCATGGCGGCGACCAGTTCCCTGGACCGCCTGCTGGTGGGCTGGTGGAGTCGTCTGACTCAACAGCGCTTCTGGTAA
- a CDS encoding leucine rich repeat domain protein, with the protein MLHTELPVNNPLMDAFVAAHGAVVQSPATFARQLIKSHARSHWALDIDPDAICLTSLLYNSPPAPSPYPATVQHALTMTEALLHNVRRRSRLSRWFSTVQPWTAGGLAFKPVEQLLANFTVRSYEGLYRRSTPQAYDASTQLTVAPDAFKRFIEGTQLSALYQGYLERFLSANAAHFPVLAKAAFVRAALMQVHEQTLSKADQQLALEAAGLDPSQRWEDMTPEMLSRPFASAGHIVVSPLKVHHYSATDILLIQNQNTRRTILYIPGNSSPLHGFADEHEVSDWLAVQCREPVKRQVLATHFQERDGSDGLFISGLHSALEGIASYPYWFRSGSWPPRHYVHAGQPIKGDPFDFLRDSLQARLRADAKSIIHNRQEVLLDDLAEGLTRSLVFVGLIALMVPEAVPFIIGLSATLVGVGAVQAHQGKTFEARKQAAQRIEFGVFNAVPLALEGVVKLAINASASTTAVEDLVAVNETAGQAQEPMTSAVVRPRFEIAPPNLRGLSPGLRQSLQAFEAPPACVQGAPTIHGPDGMLDIYHREGLYFVPIHDKAYQVCWEDAVRQWRIAAPDGTGKPGPYIKQLETGQWDIDLGGLKGGMDAPSVANAGPSTTRPSLHGQVNALYPGFSPQQTAEFIAELRANGTSIEIQLARLSMDFQSLDRSLERWVKGPMSWRPVTDTHSVPVSATSRRNAAEIIKRCWQRQTPVVGPTARHISGYTLDLSGLVIGDLPYLPGDFSHVTAINLSRTYMSQQSVSALVSKCPRLSWLNAENNFLSVIPVGIRNLPHLTRLTLANNRIVLTADMVQTLGRLPILRLLNLERNPIGPLLDVRGMPQLLNLFLRSTGIQEAPTGVSEIPNLIALDLRSNHITTLPDAFFETPGAWRHTLLDGNPLSMGTRTRIMGMGGPWVFTEQADNPEFWLYQTPALERVRRRELWELFWSQLHAADFFEVISRLRGSADFSLSRAEVTQRVWSLLEAGAEDEALRTRLIAMAAFPETCVDGAAVIFSHMELEVLISRARALAVDGREGPQLLRLVRGLSRLEEVDAIARLDVASRVGFTEDVEVLLAYRVGLASRLELPIGTRTMQFSTSAGVTDQALARAARTVLSHETPEALTSFALKRDFWVDHLKRQYVGEFTACQRPTALRMEALDDLNSERPLSDASYKREAEAIMRQRQVDEERLMKQLTEAELAGGPGANEV; encoded by the coding sequence ATGCTGCACACTGAACTCCCTGTCAATAATCCCCTGATGGATGCCTTCGTCGCCGCCCATGGCGCGGTGGTCCAAAGCCCGGCAACTTTTGCCCGGCAGTTGATCAAATCCCATGCACGATCCCACTGGGCGCTGGATATCGATCCGGACGCCATCTGCCTTACCTCCCTGCTGTACAACTCGCCTCCGGCACCGTCGCCTTACCCGGCAACGGTCCAGCACGCGCTGACCATGACCGAGGCGCTGTTGCACAATGTGCGGCGTCGCTCCCGGCTGTCTCGATGGTTCAGCACGGTCCAGCCCTGGACGGCCGGAGGGTTGGCGTTCAAGCCCGTTGAGCAGTTATTGGCCAACTTCACCGTGCGTTCATACGAGGGGCTTTATCGACGCAGCACGCCCCAGGCGTACGACGCTTCTACCCAATTGACCGTGGCGCCCGATGCGTTCAAGCGGTTCATCGAAGGCACGCAGTTGTCGGCGCTGTATCAGGGGTACCTTGAGCGATTTCTGTCGGCTAACGCCGCACATTTTCCGGTGTTGGCCAAGGCAGCGTTTGTCAGAGCGGCCTTGATGCAAGTACACGAGCAGACACTGAGCAAAGCGGATCAGCAACTGGCGCTTGAGGCCGCTGGGCTTGATCCTTCGCAGCGCTGGGAAGACATGACTCCTGAAATGCTCTCTCGGCCGTTTGCATCGGCCGGGCACATCGTGGTTTCGCCTTTGAAGGTTCATCACTACAGCGCGACGGATATTCTGTTGATCCAGAACCAGAACACCCGGCGCACCATTTTGTATATCCCCGGCAATTCATCACCGCTGCACGGTTTTGCCGATGAACATGAAGTCTCTGACTGGTTGGCGGTGCAGTGTCGGGAGCCGGTCAAGCGGCAGGTGCTGGCGACGCATTTCCAGGAACGTGACGGCAGCGACGGTTTGTTCATCAGCGGTCTGCACAGTGCGCTGGAGGGTATTGCCAGCTATCCCTACTGGTTCCGCAGCGGCAGCTGGCCGCCACGTCACTACGTCCACGCCGGCCAGCCGATCAAGGGTGACCCTTTTGATTTCCTCCGCGATAGCCTGCAGGCCCGGTTGAGGGCGGACGCAAAGTCGATCATCCATAACCGCCAGGAAGTGCTGCTCGATGATCTGGCAGAAGGCCTGACGCGCAGCCTGGTGTTCGTCGGCCTGATTGCCTTGATGGTGCCGGAAGCCGTGCCTTTTATCATTGGGCTGAGCGCCACGCTGGTTGGTGTTGGCGCGGTTCAGGCCCATCAAGGCAAAACCTTTGAAGCGCGTAAACAGGCGGCGCAACGCATCGAGTTCGGCGTGTTCAATGCCGTGCCGCTGGCGCTGGAGGGCGTAGTCAAGCTGGCGATAAACGCATCGGCATCAACGACTGCGGTCGAAGACCTGGTGGCTGTCAATGAGACAGCGGGCCAGGCTCAGGAGCCCATGACATCTGCGGTGGTTCGTCCCCGGTTTGAAATCGCACCGCCCAATCTTCGTGGCCTGAGCCCCGGGCTGCGCCAATCCCTGCAAGCCTTCGAAGCGCCCCCTGCCTGCGTACAGGGTGCCCCGACCATTCACGGGCCCGACGGCATGCTGGATATCTACCACCGCGAGGGCCTTTATTTTGTGCCGATCCATGACAAGGCTTATCAGGTCTGCTGGGAAGACGCTGTTCGCCAATGGCGCATCGCGGCCCCCGACGGAACGGGCAAGCCGGGACCCTATATCAAGCAGTTGGAAACCGGTCAGTGGGATATCGATCTGGGCGGCCTCAAGGGTGGAATGGATGCCCCGTCAGTGGCGAATGCCGGACCCTCAACGACACGGCCCTCGTTACACGGGCAAGTCAACGCGCTTTACCCCGGTTTCTCACCTCAGCAGACTGCAGAATTTATCGCCGAGCTGCGAGCCAATGGCACCTCCATCGAGATACAGCTCGCCCGCCTGTCCATGGATTTCCAGTCGCTGGATCGCAGCCTGGAACGCTGGGTGAAAGGGCCGATGAGCTGGCGACCGGTGACTGACACACACTCAGTGCCCGTATCGGCCACGTCCCGGCGCAATGCAGCTGAAATCATCAAGCGTTGCTGGCAGCGCCAAACGCCGGTCGTTGGTCCAACTGCTCGGCACATCAGCGGTTACACCCTGGATTTGTCCGGCCTGGTGATCGGCGATTTGCCCTACCTGCCGGGGGACTTCAGCCATGTCACGGCGATCAACCTGTCGCGTACCTACATGTCACAGCAATCGGTGAGCGCGCTGGTCAGTAAGTGCCCACGGCTGAGCTGGCTGAATGCGGAAAACAACTTTCTGTCGGTCATCCCCGTGGGTATCCGCAATCTGCCACACCTGACACGCCTGACGCTGGCCAACAACCGTATCGTGCTGACGGCCGACATGGTGCAGACACTAGGACGCCTACCCATTCTGCGGCTGCTTAACCTTGAGAGAAATCCAATCGGGCCGCTGCTGGATGTCAGAGGCATGCCGCAATTGCTCAACCTGTTCCTGCGCAGCACCGGTATTCAGGAAGCGCCTACTGGGGTTTCTGAAATCCCCAACCTGATAGCACTGGATCTGCGCAGTAATCACATCACGACCTTGCCTGATGCGTTTTTCGAGACGCCTGGGGCGTGGCGCCACACCTTGCTGGACGGCAACCCGCTGTCGATGGGCACCCGGACCCGCATCATGGGTATGGGCGGGCCGTGGGTGTTTACCGAGCAGGCTGACAACCCCGAGTTCTGGCTCTACCAGACGCCTGCGCTGGAGCGGGTGCGGCGCCGGGAGCTGTGGGAGCTGTTCTGGAGCCAGTTGCATGCGGCGGATTTTTTCGAGGTGATCTCCCGATTGCGCGGTTCGGCGGACTTCAGCCTGAGCCGTGCCGAGGTGACGCAAAGGGTGTGGAGTCTGCTGGAGGCCGGTGCCGAAGATGAAGCACTGCGCACCCGCTTGATTGCCATGGCCGCGTTCCCTGAGACCTGTGTGGATGGTGCGGCTGTGATTTTCAGCCACATGGAGCTGGAAGTGCTGATCAGCCGAGCCCGCGCCCTGGCCGTCGACGGCAGGGAAGGGCCGCAGTTGCTCAGGCTGGTGCGTGGGCTGTCCCGGCTGGAGGAAGTGGATGCCATCGCGCGCCTGGACGTCGCCTCACGCGTCGGCTTTACCGAAGACGTCGAGGTCCTGCTGGCTTATCGGGTGGGGCTCGCGAGCCGCCTTGAACTGCCGATTGGCACGCGAACCATGCAGTTTTCCACTTCAGCGGGTGTCACCGATCAAGCATTGGCGCGAGCCGCACGCACGGTGTTGAGCCATGAAACCCCCGAAGCCTTGACCTCTTTTGCCCTCAAGCGCGACTTCTGGGTCGATCACCTCAAGCGCCAATACGTTGGTGAGTTCACCGCTTGCCAGCGACCCACCGCCCTGCGCATGGAGGCCCTGGACGACTTGAACAGTGAGCGCCCACTGTCGGATGCCAGCTACAAGCGTGAAGCCGAAGCGATCATGCGTCAGCGGCAGGTGGACGAGGAACGGTTGATGAAACAGCTGACCGAAGCAGAGCTGGCCGGTGGGCCGGGTGCCAATGAGGTGTGA
- a CDS encoding oxidoreductase probably involved in sulfite reduction, producing the protein MQRIIKNNEVIDETWHLLPKDTSFDELSNCDDLIVPLALWREHGHALQARDGGLGVWLDSDEEAEEIGEDVSKFQVIALNFPAFTDGRSYSNARLLRDRYSFKGELRAIGDVLRDQLFYLHRCGFDAFAIRADKDPYEALEGLKDFSVTYQAATDEPLPLFRRR; encoded by the coding sequence ATGCAGCGAATCATTAAGAACAACGAAGTCATCGACGAAACCTGGCACCTGCTGCCCAAGGACACGTCGTTCGACGAGCTCTCCAACTGTGACGACCTGATCGTGCCGCTGGCGTTGTGGCGCGAACATGGTCACGCCCTGCAAGCCCGTGATGGCGGCCTGGGTGTATGGCTGGACAGCGACGAAGAAGCCGAAGAAATCGGTGAAGATGTCAGCAAGTTCCAGGTCATTGCCTTGAATTTCCCGGCGTTCACTGATGGGCGCAGCTACTCCAATGCCCGCCTGCTGCGTGATCGCTATAGCTTCAAAGGCGAACTGCGAGCCATAGGGGACGTGCTTCGTGACCAGTTGTTCTACCTGCACCGCTGCGGTTTTGACGCCTTTGCGATTCGCGCCGACAAAGATCCCTACGAAGCCCTTGAAGGTCTCAAGGACTTTTCGGTGACGTATCAGGCGGCTACCGACGAGCCGTTGCCCCTTTTCCGTAGGCGATAA
- the sir_2 gene encoding sulfite reductase, whose amino-acid sequence MYVYDEYDQRIIEDRVKQFRDQTRRYLAGELSEEEFRPLRLQNGLYIQRFAPMLRVAVPYGQLTSRQTRMMAKIARDYDKGYAHISTRQNVQFNWPALEDIPDILAELATVQMHAIQTSGNCLRNVTTDQFAGVAADELVDPRPWCEIVRQWTTFHPEFAYLPRKFKIAINGSTSDRAAIEVHDIGLEPVLNEAGELGFRVLVGGGLGRTPVVGAFINEFLPWQDLLSYLDAILRVYNRYGRRDNKYKARIKILVKALTPEVFAQKVDAEMAHLRGGQTTLTEAEVHRVSKHFVDPEYKALEDFSVELAKLDQEHPGFARWRTRNTLAHKKPGYIAVTLSLKPTGVAPGDLTDKQLDGVADLADRYSYGQLRTSHEQNIILADVEQSQLFTLWQELREQGFATPNVGLLTDIICCPGGDFCSLANAKSIPIAESIQRRFDDLDYLFDIGELDLNISGCMNACGHHHVGHIGILGVDKKGEEFYQVSLGGSASRDASLGKILGPSFAQDAMPDVIEKLIDVYVEKRNEDERFIDTFQRIGIDPFKERVYAANH is encoded by the coding sequence ATGTACGTATATGACGAGTACGACCAGCGGATCATCGAGGACCGCGTAAAGCAGTTCCGTGATCAGACCCGACGCTACCTGGCAGGAGAACTCAGCGAAGAAGAGTTCCGCCCGCTGCGCCTGCAAAATGGCCTTTATATCCAGCGTTTCGCGCCCATGTTGCGCGTGGCGGTGCCTTATGGTCAGTTGACCTCCCGCCAGACACGGATGATGGCCAAGATAGCCCGCGACTACGACAAGGGCTACGCACACATCAGCACACGGCAGAACGTGCAGTTCAACTGGCCTGCGCTGGAAGACATCCCTGACATCCTGGCTGAATTGGCAACCGTGCAGATGCACGCCATTCAGACCAGCGGCAACTGCTTGCGCAACGTCACCACCGATCAGTTCGCCGGTGTCGCGGCTGACGAGTTGGTCGACCCGCGCCCATGGTGTGAAATCGTCCGCCAATGGACCACCTTCCACCCGGAATTCGCCTACCTGCCGCGTAAATTCAAGATCGCGATCAACGGTTCTACCAGCGACCGCGCCGCCATTGAAGTGCACGACATCGGCCTTGAGCCCGTGTTGAACGAAGCTGGCGAGCTTGGCTTCCGTGTTCTGGTGGGCGGCGGACTTGGCCGTACCCCTGTCGTCGGCGCGTTCATCAATGAGTTCCTGCCGTGGCAGGATCTGTTGAGCTATCTGGATGCCATCCTGCGGGTCTACAACCGTTATGGCCGTCGCGACAACAAGTACAAGGCGCGGATCAAGATTCTGGTCAAGGCTCTGACGCCGGAGGTCTTTGCGCAAAAGGTCGACGCGGAAATGGCCCACCTGCGCGGTGGCCAGACCACCCTGACCGAAGCCGAAGTGCACCGCGTCTCCAAGCACTTTGTCGACCCTGAGTACAAAGCGCTGGAAGATTTCAGCGTCGAGCTGGCAAAACTGGACCAGGAACACCCGGGTTTCGCCCGCTGGCGTACCCGCAACACCCTGGCCCATAAAAAGCCGGGCTACATTGCCGTCACGCTGTCCCTCAAGCCAACCGGCGTCGCGCCGGGCGACCTGACCGACAAGCAGCTCGATGGCGTTGCCGATCTGGCGGATCGCTACAGCTACGGACAACTGCGCACCTCCCACGAACAGAACATCATTCTGGCCGATGTGGAGCAGTCTCAGTTGTTCACCCTGTGGCAGGAACTGCGCGAGCAAGGCTTCGCCACGCCAAACGTGGGCCTGCTGACCGACATCATCTGCTGCCCTGGCGGCGATTTCTGCTCGCTGGCCAATGCCAAGTCGATCCCGATTGCCGAATCCATCCAGCGCCGTTTCGATGACCTGGATTACCTGTTCGACATTGGCGAACTGGACCTGAACATCTCCGGTTGCATGAACGCATGCGGTCACCACCATGTCGGCCATATCGGCATTCTGGGCGTGGACAAGAAAGGCGAAGAGTTCTATCAGGTTTCCCTGGGAGGCAGCGCCAGCCGTGACGCCAGCCTGGGCAAGATCCTGGGCCCTTCGTTCGCTCAGGACGCCATGCCGGATGTGATCGAGAAGCTGATCGACGTCTACGTTGAGAAACGCAACGAAGACGAACGCTTCATCGACACTTTCCAGCGTATTGGCATCGACCCTTTCAAGGAGCGCGTCTATGCAGCGAATCATTAA
- the ytfQ gene encoding sugar-binding domain-containing protein — translation MHRVLQGLLIAVASGWLSCASAASVVFLSPGPATDGYWATYAKFMKSAADKLGMSLTVRFSDRDTRQLLILAREELLGPKRPDYLMFSNELNVAPEILRLSEGSGVKLFAVNNTLTPDQIRILGDLRQRYPDFLGSLVANDEDAGYLTAKHLISLHPRGDGARAIEMLAFSGTNTTPVSLKREKGLYRALAEHPEVRLRQIALGGWRRDRAHEQARLLLKRYPAVNLIWAANDLMAFGAMDAIREKGGEPGTDVLVSSINWSPESLRDLQQGRIGAIAGGHFTLGGLAMVLLHDYDAADPQTRSFIGAREAKVMQLVGPGDVKKIIEAGRRDDFGIDVRLFSLLGKPPGSEYAFTLKSVLH, via the coding sequence ATGCATAGGGTTTTACAGGGTTTACTCATTGCTGTAGCGAGCGGCTGGCTGAGTTGCGCCAGCGCCGCGTCGGTGGTGTTTCTGAGCCCTGGGCCTGCAACGGATGGCTATTGGGCGACCTATGCCAAATTCATGAAGTCTGCGGCGGACAAGTTAGGTATGAGCCTGACCGTGCGCTTTTCCGACCGGGACACTCGCCAGTTGCTGATACTGGCTCGGGAAGAACTACTGGGCCCCAAGCGCCCCGATTACCTGATGTTCTCCAACGAACTGAACGTTGCCCCCGAGATTTTGCGCTTGTCCGAGGGCAGCGGCGTCAAGCTGTTTGCGGTGAATAACACCCTGACACCCGACCAGATCAGAATCCTTGGCGACCTGCGCCAGCGCTATCCGGATTTCCTTGGCAGCCTGGTCGCCAACGATGAAGACGCGGGCTACCTGACCGCCAAACACCTTATCAGCCTGCACCCGCGAGGCGACGGTGCGCGCGCGATAGAGATGCTGGCGTTCTCCGGGACCAACACCACTCCGGTATCGCTCAAACGTGAAAAAGGTTTGTACCGCGCTCTGGCGGAACATCCCGAGGTGCGCCTGAGGCAAATCGCTCTGGGGGGCTGGCGGCGTGATCGTGCCCATGAGCAGGCGCGGTTGCTGCTCAAGCGCTATCCGGCGGTCAACCTGATCTGGGCCGCGAACGACCTGATGGCCTTCGGCGCCATGGATGCGATACGCGAAAAAGGCGGCGAGCCGGGCACAGACGTGTTGGTCAGCTCGATCAACTGGTCGCCCGAATCCTTGCGTGACCTGCAGCAGGGTCGCATCGGCGCCATCGCTGGCGGACATTTCACCCTGGGCGGCCTGGCGATGGTGCTGCTCCACGACTACGACGCTGCAGACCCTCAGACCCGATCGTTCATCGGCGCCCGCGAAGCCAAGGTCATGCAACTGGTAGGGCCGGGCGACGTGAAAAAAATCATCGAGGCGGGTCGGCGTGATGATTTCGGGATTGATGTGCGGCTGTTCAGCCTGCTGGGCAAGCCGCCAGGCAGCGAATACGCGTTTACCCTCAAAAGCGTCTTGCACTGA
- a CDS encoding Protein of uncharacterised function (DUF2970), with the protein MKKPSDGQAPPEHSPPTLWQMLHSVLAAAFGVQSAKNRERDFTRGKPAHFLVLGLIFTVIFAALLFGVVQLVVYFAVA; encoded by the coding sequence ATGAAAAAACCTTCCGACGGTCAGGCGCCACCTGAACACAGCCCTCCTACCCTATGGCAGATGCTGCACAGCGTCCTGGCTGCAGCCTTCGGCGTACAAAGCGCGAAGAACCGCGAGCGCGACTTCACCCGGGGCAAGCCTGCGCACTTTCTGGTCCTGGGGCTGATATTCACAGTGATCTTCGCTGCGCTGCTGTTTGGCGTCGTGCAACTGGTGGTCTACTTCGCGGTGGCCTGA